In a single window of the Caproicibacterium sp. BJN0003 genome:
- a CDS encoding L-2-amino-thiazoline-4-carboxylic acid hydrolase, translated as MCEKFGKEKGEDFFSKQQNELQKLISEIRGKTKQQRKTLTKTILPRIALYRVLQAFMTKEEAYDVVNDYLQTRVCVKMVKQYRMLEKLPNFFSIYRAVFSHIVLNHDNWKAECLFSNSNEFQINIHRCLWYDACLQNGCPELTSAFCACDDTLYSCLHKMQFYRSGSIGRGNKLCDFHFIRNK; from the coding sequence TTGTGTGAGAAATTTGGAAAAGAAAAAGGGGAGGACTTCTTTTCCAAACAGCAAAATGAATTGCAGAAACTGATTTCAGAAATCAGAGGAAAAACCAAACAGCAAAGGAAAACCCTTACTAAAACCATTTTGCCAAGGATTGCACTGTATCGGGTACTGCAAGCGTTTATGACAAAAGAAGAGGCTTACGATGTGGTTAACGACTATCTTCAAACTCGTGTTTGCGTCAAAATGGTTAAACAGTACCGAATGTTAGAAAAGCTGCCGAATTTCTTCTCAATTTATCGTGCAGTATTTTCTCATATCGTTTTGAATCATGATAATTGGAAAGCCGAATGCTTATTTTCCAACTCGAATGAATTTCAAATTAATATTCATCGATGCCTTTGGTATGATGCCTGCCTTCAAAATGGCTGCCCGGAATTGACTTCAGCTTTTTGTGCCTGCGATGATACATTGTATAGCTGTTTACATAAAATGCAATTTTATCGTAGTGGTTCGATCGGACGCGGTAATAAGTTGTGCGACTTTCACTTTATACGCAACAAGTAA
- a CDS encoding clostripain-related cysteine peptidase, translated as MNAIPGWTILAYLDGNGELEPEIAAEYCELKAAAINGKPKVLLQIGRLKQSTVQLIRPDAKPDQEIWDGVRRYQFNTDEEIPPEDLGDVNLADPNCLYDFLLWGLKNTNTKHVMLILGGHACEYIGLMNDYSGKYPAIMGIPELVTAIEMAANAGEHAIDLLLMDACYCNNIETLYEFGYREDAAVKLLITYRQNANAAGISFRELLKAVGESNVGNRPKELANKICSELSADLVARVVQSKSLRQLKRLFDSLARRALSSNVCIEKDLSTLFSVKAGENKFEWNEAERISHIVSDLTISPKTKVQNTGKDIGILDQYIPNQGLASFYYRLAFARDNAWAQLLCSQIKEKNYTLLVTIGFSPLLIPEAKVRGLIKSCNPYTASFLINVICSKLIDERKWDKHLFPNIYLPNAADRLKK; from the coding sequence ATGAATGCAATTCCCGGTTGGACGATATTGGCTTATCTAGACGGCAATGGGGAACTGGAGCCGGAAATAGCAGCTGAGTATTGTGAATTGAAAGCAGCAGCAATAAACGGAAAGCCGAAAGTCCTTCTCCAAATTGGACGGCTAAAGCAAAGTACCGTGCAGCTCATAAGACCTGACGCTAAACCGGATCAGGAGATATGGGATGGAGTTCGGCGCTATCAATTTAATACGGACGAAGAAATTCCACCGGAGGATTTAGGTGATGTCAATCTGGCGGATCCGAATTGTTTATATGATTTTCTCCTCTGGGGGCTTAAGAACACCAATACGAAGCATGTAATGCTGATTCTGGGTGGGCACGCTTGTGAATATATAGGTCTGATGAACGATTACAGTGGAAAATATCCCGCGATTATGGGGATTCCAGAGCTTGTAACCGCGATCGAAATGGCGGCAAACGCTGGGGAGCATGCCATTGATCTACTGCTGATGGATGCGTGTTACTGCAATAATATTGAGACTCTCTATGAATTTGGATACCGAGAGGACGCTGCGGTGAAATTGCTTATTACGTACAGACAAAATGCCAATGCAGCAGGAATATCCTTTCGGGAACTTCTAAAAGCGGTGGGAGAAAGCAATGTAGGAAACCGCCCCAAAGAACTTGCAAATAAAATTTGCTCTGAACTTTCAGCAGATCTTGTTGCTAGAGTCGTTCAGTCAAAAAGTCTGAGGCAGCTGAAGAGGCTATTTGATAGTCTTGCACGAAGAGCACTCTCTTCGAATGTGTGTATTGAAAAAGATCTGTCGACCCTTTTTTCGGTAAAAGCAGGAGAGAACAAATTTGAGTGGAATGAAGCAGAAAGAATTTCACATATTGTTTCTGATCTGACAATCAGTCCAAAAACTAAAGTGCAGAATACGGGTAAAGATATTGGAATTCTAGATCAATACATTCCTAATCAGGGGCTGGCTTCTTTTTATTATCGGCTTGCTTTTGCAAGAGACAACGCATGGGCACAGCTTTTGTGTTCGCAAATAAAAGAAAAAAATTATACGCTTTTGGTTACCATCGGATTTTCACCGCTTTTGATTCCAGAAGCAAAGGTACGAGGGCTTATCAAATCATGTAACCCTTATACGGCCTCATTCCTTATAAATGTTATATGCAGTAAACTGATTGACGAAAGGAAATGGGATAAACACCTTTTTCCAAATATTTATCTCCCAAATGCCGCAGACCGTTTAAAAAAATAA
- a CDS encoding GGDEF domain-containing protein codes for MKSLTYLFKDIPKLRTFLESHTLLFSQTAKSVLVQVFSSLPDRKVLGRITDEIREHIPKAVIVGSTTVGEIIDGQPKVRTVVLSFSFFDETVLKTFVVADPTGTEFEAGKNLIREINSMEGIAGVLLFATPQSISVSKLFRGMSEEKFDFPAFGGGAGVYDPNAASMIFLGRQAVSRGAICVAFLSKRLHIYTRTFLGWRPLSKEMTITQADGNLLNQIDEQSAFDIYNRYLNIPNDEHFFANAFEFPILIQKDGEMIARVPFFVTEDGSIGFLADIDPGDKFHIGYGEPNLILNHSESIRKELYDFEPDAIFLYACISRRFLLQDDANLEIQTFNHIAPTAGFYTYGEFIKRNNKMNLLNSTIVIVGVREGEQNSRRKLGLYKEVSNLPISNDPFSTTHSRIITRLVHFISVVTSELEDANKELKRVSCIDKLTQINNRLKLDEVLEYEFSISTRYNTGLSILILDIDHFKEVNDTFGHLVGDLVLTQLAGILKSCVRESDTVGRWGGEEFLIILPHTHLKDAKKVAEKIRAAVEKTDFQQAGHITCSMGAASFCEGDNSEKLLSRADKALYHAKSGGRNRVGY; via the coding sequence ATGAAAAGCTTAACATATTTATTTAAAGACATTCCCAAGCTCAGAACTTTTTTGGAGTCCCATACTCTGCTCTTTTCTCAGACAGCAAAATCTGTTTTAGTTCAGGTTTTTTCCTCTTTGCCTGACAGGAAAGTTCTTGGACGTATTACGGATGAAATAAGAGAGCACATTCCGAAAGCAGTGATTGTCGGTTCTACTACGGTCGGTGAGATCATTGATGGTCAGCCCAAAGTCAGAACCGTTGTATTATCGTTTTCTTTTTTTGATGAAACCGTTTTAAAAACTTTTGTAGTTGCAGATCCTACGGGTACTGAATTCGAGGCCGGCAAAAATTTGATTAGGGAAATAAACAGCATGGAGGGAATAGCCGGCGTACTTTTATTTGCAACCCCGCAAAGCATTAGTGTTTCAAAACTGTTCAGAGGAATGTCAGAAGAAAAATTTGATTTTCCTGCTTTTGGCGGCGGCGCTGGTGTTTACGATCCGAATGCGGCCTCAATGATATTTTTAGGCCGGCAAGCGGTAAGCAGAGGAGCAATTTGCGTTGCCTTTTTAAGCAAAAGGCTCCATATTTATACCAGAACATTTTTAGGTTGGAGACCGCTCAGCAAAGAAATGACGATTACTCAGGCGGATGGGAATTTGCTGAACCAAATTGATGAGCAAAGTGCTTTTGACATTTACAACCGATATCTCAATATTCCGAATGACGAACATTTTTTTGCGAATGCGTTTGAATTTCCGATCCTTATACAGAAGGACGGCGAAATGATTGCGAGGGTTCCATTTTTTGTGACTGAAGACGGCAGCATTGGTTTTTTGGCCGATATTGATCCTGGGGATAAGTTTCATATTGGTTATGGTGAGCCCAACTTGATTTTGAATCATTCGGAATCGATAAGAAAAGAATTGTACGATTTTGAACCGGACGCGATTTTTTTGTATGCTTGCATTAGTAGAAGATTCCTATTGCAGGACGATGCGAATCTTGAAATTCAAACATTCAACCATATTGCACCTACTGCCGGATTTTATACATATGGCGAATTTATCAAACGGAATAATAAAATGAATCTGTTAAACTCAACAATCGTGATTGTGGGTGTTCGTGAAGGAGAACAAAATTCGCGTCGTAAGCTGGGACTTTATAAAGAAGTCTCAAATCTGCCGATCAGCAACGATCCGTTTTCGACAACACACAGCCGTATTATAACGAGACTTGTCCATTTTATCAGTGTTGTGACGTCGGAGTTGGAAGATGCAAACAAAGAACTGAAAAGGGTTTCCTGTATCGATAAACTTACTCAGATTAATAACAGACTTAAATTGGACGAGGTTTTGGAGTATGAATTTTCCATCAGTACACGTTATAATACTGGGCTTTCTATTTTAATTCTCGATATTGACCATTTTAAAGAAGTAAATGACACTTTTGGCCATCTGGTTGGCGACTTGGTTCTTACACAGCTGGCGGGCATTCTAAAATCATGTGTTCGTGAGAGCGATACGGTTGGCAGATGGGGTGGAGAAGAATTTTTGATAATCCTGCCTCATACTCATCTGAAAGATGCCAAAAAAGTTGCTGAAAAAATCAGGGCCGCAGTTGAAAAAACAGATTTCCAACAGGCTGGGCATATTACCTGCAGTATGGGGGCAGCTTCATTTTGTGAAGGCGACAACAGCGAAAAGCTTTTGTCCCGTGCTGACAAGGCTTTGTACCATGCGAAAAGCGGCGGCCGAAACCGAGTGGGATATTAA
- a CDS encoding spore coat protein CotJB: MSEQQKLMRRIYAVQFSIWELHIFLDTHPNDAAAYKKLEENLALAKKLTAQYEDTYGAMGEKSNCTSRWSWIQGPWPWEIKEGDED; this comes from the coding sequence ATGAGTGAACAGCAGAAGCTGATGCGGCGAATCTACGCTGTACAATTTTCAATTTGGGAACTGCACATCTTCTTGGATACACATCCTAACGACGCGGCAGCTTACAAAAAGCTAGAGGAAAATCTTGCACTTGCTAAAAAGCTAACTGCACAATATGAAGACACTTATGGTGCCATGGGTGAAAAAAGCAATTGTACTTCACGCTGGTCATGGATCCAAGGGCCATGGCCATGGGAAATTAAGGAAGGAGACGAGGACTAA
- a CDS encoding recombinase family protein, which yields MKIAAAYIRVSTDDQLEFSPDSQLEKILDYAKHNDMIVPTEYVFREKEGISGRSAAKRPEFQRMIATARKKDSNISTILVWKFSRFARNQEESIVYKSLLKKERNISVVSVSEPILDSDFGGLIERIIEWMDGYYSTRLSGEVMRGMTERFQRGKPVSAAPFGYVMPKGTGKLMIDPQAAPVVQYIFERFLAGDGYKQIALNLNAQGIKTRRGNLWESRTIRYVIQNPVYIGKIRWNPTGKEIDYYKTKSKIVDGGQEPIMSEKQWQAAQNRVKTISNLYGHYAHSSKPAGNLFCGLIKCSACGATMSPVSGGKKGGLQCTNYTHSRCVQSHYISNDKIHKIIFSEIKYELTHEAFSLQHKNIKPDGFDNSMIQSKIEQEQRKLNRVKASYAAGIDTLKEYQENKQKITSEIKKLKAKLSIAPIIKISESQHKAFCKKALKNLQQCESLPPNEGNRILRTFIDHIVFDRASESVQIFYSL from the coding sequence ATGAAAATTGCCGCAGCTTACATCCGTGTATCAACTGATGACCAGCTGGAATTTTCCCCCGACTCTCAGCTAGAAAAAATACTAGACTATGCAAAACATAACGACATGATCGTTCCGACAGAATACGTTTTTCGTGAAAAAGAAGGGATCTCGGGCCGCTCGGCTGCTAAACGTCCGGAATTTCAGCGCATGATTGCGACCGCTCGAAAAAAAGATTCCAATATTTCTACGATTCTTGTTTGGAAATTTTCCAGGTTTGCACGAAATCAAGAAGAATCGATCGTCTATAAGTCCCTTTTAAAAAAGGAACGTAATATTTCCGTTGTCAGCGTTTCGGAGCCAATTTTAGATAGTGACTTCGGCGGGTTAATTGAGCGCATTATCGAATGGATGGACGGCTATTATTCTACTCGGCTTTCCGGAGAAGTAATGCGCGGAATGACCGAACGCTTTCAGCGCGGTAAACCAGTATCAGCCGCGCCTTTCGGATATGTAATGCCAAAAGGCACAGGAAAACTCATGATTGACCCCCAAGCTGCTCCAGTTGTTCAATACATTTTCGAGCGTTTCTTAGCCGGCGATGGATACAAGCAGATTGCTCTTAACCTCAATGCGCAAGGTATTAAAACGCGCCGGGGCAACTTGTGGGAAAGCCGCACCATTCGCTATGTGATACAAAATCCGGTTTACATCGGAAAAATCCGATGGAATCCTACCGGAAAAGAAATAGATTACTATAAAACAAAATCAAAAATTGTAGATGGAGGCCAAGAACCCATTATGTCGGAAAAGCAATGGCAAGCCGCCCAAAATCGGGTAAAAACGATCAGCAATCTGTATGGTCATTATGCCCACAGCAGTAAGCCTGCCGGCAATCTATTTTGCGGACTGATTAAATGCAGTGCATGTGGTGCTACTATGTCTCCAGTCAGCGGCGGAAAAAAAGGCGGACTGCAGTGCACCAATTACACGCACAGCCGCTGTGTACAGTCACACTATATCAGTAATGATAAAATACACAAAATCATCTTTTCTGAAATCAAATATGAGCTAACTCACGAAGCTTTTTCTCTTCAGCATAAAAATATAAAGCCTGATGGATTTGACAATTCTATGATTCAAAGCAAAATCGAGCAGGAACAGCGCAAGCTTAATCGTGTTAAGGCGTCCTATGCTGCCGGCATTGACACTCTGAAAGAATATCAAGAAAACAAACAGAAAATCACGTCTGAAATTAAAAAATTAAAAGCAAAACTTTCTATCGCTCCCATTATTAAGATTTCCGAATCCCAGCACAAAGCTTTTTGTAAGAAAGCACTTAAAAATCTTCAACAATGTGAATCTTTACCACCCAATGAAGGAAATCGGATTTTGCGTACTTTTATCGATCATATTGTCTTTGATCGAGCGTCTGAATCTGTCCAAATCTTTTATTCCCTTTAA
- a CDS encoding IS30 family transposase produces MDCPDYITVEPERKPGQHLQREDRGAIERLRRLGYSNRAIARELNCSPSTVGNELRRGTPPRKSNKGRVPGYSAKRGQAVYRSNRSRCHKPHKVDSCTAFIDWVVQRVREHRWSLDACVGYARLHMLFKENEMMSTKTLYNELWAGGLSLSLFEVPDALKRRNTRGKSRINKRPKGRSIEERPDEVTARTVPGHWEADTVVGLRNGKEAVVFTLVERVTDNYIAMQIAGKTSEDVQAAMQALHAEFGDHFSSVFKTITADNGSEFENFAQTEQWGTMVYFTHPYSSWERPVNERHNGLLRDFIPKGTSIEKFSPAQVLTFADELNGRPRRRLGYQTPEELFDAFLDGVYAA; encoded by the coding sequence ATGGACTGCCCAGATTATATCACAGTGGAGCCAGAACGCAAGCCGGGACAGCATTTACAGCGAGAAGATAGAGGCGCAATTGAGCGGCTGCGCCGCCTTGGCTACTCAAATCGTGCAATCGCCAGAGAGCTTAACTGCTCACCAAGCACTGTAGGAAACGAGCTGCGTCGGGGCACACCGCCCCGCAAGAGCAACAAAGGCCGAGTGCCGGGCTATTCCGCAAAGCGAGGACAGGCGGTGTACAGGTCAAACAGGAGCCGGTGCCATAAGCCCCATAAGGTGGATAGCTGCACTGCTTTCATCGACTGGGTCGTGCAGCGGGTCAGAGAGCATCGCTGGTCTTTGGATGCCTGCGTGGGTTATGCAAGGCTTCACATGTTATTCAAGGAAAATGAGATGATGAGCACTAAGACTCTCTACAACGAACTGTGGGCTGGAGGCTTGTCATTATCTCTGTTTGAGGTGCCGGATGCCCTGAAACGCCGTAACACCAGAGGAAAGAGCCGAATCAACAAGCGTCCCAAGGGTCGTAGTATTGAGGAACGTCCCGATGAGGTCACTGCCCGTACTGTGCCGGGTCACTGGGAAGCCGATACTGTCGTTGGCCTACGAAACGGCAAAGAAGCGGTTGTATTTACTCTCGTTGAAAGAGTGACTGACAACTACATTGCCATGCAGATTGCCGGAAAGACCAGCGAGGATGTACAAGCCGCTATGCAGGCGCTTCACGCCGAGTTTGGCGACCATTTCAGCAGTGTTTTCAAAACCATCACTGCCGATAACGGCTCAGAGTTTGAGAACTTCGCTCAGACTGAACAGTGGGGCACAATGGTTTACTTTACACATCCGTATTCGTCATGGGAGCGCCCTGTAAACGAGCGCCACAATGGCCTGCTGCGGGACTTCATTCCCAAGGGAACCTCCATTGAAAAGTTCTCCCCGGCGCAGGTCCTGACCTTTGCTGACGAGCTAAATGGGCGCCCACGCAGGCGGCTTGGATACCAGACACCGGAGGAGCTTTTTGATGCTTTCTTGGACGGCGTCTACGCTGCATGA
- a CDS encoding FG-GAP repeat domain-containing protein, translating to MSIFFQPAVFYPAGSSPYGITAADFNGDGYLDLAITDIGNEEVAVLLGNGDGTFQAASFFGVGINPTSVTAADFNNNGKMDLAVADSNGGDIAILIGNGNGTFLPATAVAAGSNPISIVSADFNGDHKIDLAVTDVGLGNVNVLFGNGDGTFQPAVPYPVGNSPYGLAAADLTGDGRADLVAAVGGDNNVAVLINNGDGTFQAATHYSVGTGPMEIAVADFNGDGKRDLAVSNFDSMNVAILLGNGDGTFQAASFILIGSYLEGIIAADFDKNGTFDLAVADNGSNNVAILSGNGDGTFGPKQFYAVGSYAAGLVTGNFNNDGRTDLAVTNTYSNNVAILLNNTNSPLRGVSFLDR from the coding sequence ATGAGCATATTTTTTCAGCCTGCCGTGTTTTATCCTGCCGGGTCTTCTCCTTATGGGATTACGGCTGCTGATTTTAATGGCGACGGGTATCTTGATTTAGCAATCACAGATATTGGTAATGAAGAGGTTGCAGTGTTGCTCGGAAACGGTGACGGCACTTTTCAGGCAGCCTCATTTTTTGGTGTAGGCATTAATCCGACTTCGGTTACTGCTGCTGACTTTAACAATAATGGCAAAATGGACTTGGCGGTCGCGGATTCAAATGGTGGTGATATCGCAATCCTGATTGGCAACGGTAATGGAACCTTTCTGCCGGCTACGGCGGTAGCAGCAGGGTCAAATCCTATATCAATCGTCTCTGCGGATTTTAACGGTGACCATAAAATAGATTTGGCAGTAACTGATGTGGGGCTTGGAAACGTTAACGTGTTGTTTGGCAACGGTGACGGTACCTTTCAGCCGGCTGTGCCTTATCCCGTGGGCAATTCCCCTTATGGGCTTGCAGCTGCTGATCTTACCGGTGACGGAAGGGCTGATCTAGTTGCGGCAGTTGGTGGGGATAATAACGTTGCAGTTCTGATTAATAACGGTGACGGTACTTTTCAAGCGGCTACGCATTACTCTGTAGGGACTGGTCCTATGGAGATCGCAGTAGCCGATTTTAACGGCGATGGAAAACGTGATTTGGCAGTATCAAATTTTGACTCTATGAATGTGGCAATCTTGCTTGGCAATGGCGATGGCACTTTTCAAGCGGCATCCTTTATTTTAATCGGTTCCTATCTTGAGGGGATCATTGCAGCAGATTTTGACAAAAATGGAACGTTCGATTTGGCAGTTGCAGATAACGGTTCCAATAATGTTGCGATATTGAGCGGAAATGGTGACGGTACTTTTGGACCAAAACAATTTTATGCGGTTGGTTCTTACGCTGCGGGATTAGTAACCGGTAATTTTAATAACGATGGCAGAACAGATCTTGCAGTTACAAATACCTATTCAAACAATGTTGCAATCTTGCTTAACAATACAAACTCACCATTGCGCGGTGTGTCTTTCTTGGATAGATAA
- a CDS encoding spore coat associated protein CotJA — MAETIEGQFCSIKPTSPLPENPVVAMAYVPFQQFGTTFPPEKALNAGTLFPDLDKPFYGRRGAPK; from the coding sequence ATGGCAGAAACAATAGAAGGGCAATTCTGTTCAATTAAACCGACATCTCCTCTGCCAGAAAATCCGGTTGTTGCAATGGCATATGTTCCTTTTCAGCAATTTGGCACTACTTTTCCTCCGGAAAAAGCGTTAAATGCGGGAACTCTTTTTCCAGATCTTGATAAACCTTTTTATGGAAGGCGAGGTGCGCCAAAATGA